A stretch of DNA from Flavobacteriales bacterium:
TATTCAAAGCCATTTACTTGAAAAGAATAATTTACACCCTTTTCTTAATTGCCTTTTTGGGTCTTCAAATACAGGCGAAAGACAAGTTAGAACCTGAGGAAACCTTGAAAAGGTTGTACGATATCGATGTTGAATTATGCATCCAAAAGGGGAAAGAACTTTCACGTGTTAGAGATAATCGAACATTAACAAATTACTATTTGGCTATTTCATATCACGCTTTGTACGTGGAAAGTAGCCGGTTTTCAGACTTGAAAAGAGCCACGGTTTATCTCGATAAGTTTAATGGGAAATCAAAGGTGGATTTTGAGATACAGCCAGTTTTAATAGCCGGAATTAAATCGTCTTTAGCTGTTATCGTTCAGGAGCTAAATGAAAAAGCTAAGTATAAAAAGGCGTTAAAATATTCGGAAAAGTATACTGGCCTTTTTAACGAAACGTTATCTCTTCATAACGATATTCTTGCCAAACTAGCTAATCCTTCCGTAGACGAAAAACAAACGGCAAGTGAAAAAGGTAAATTAATTAGAGATGCGGAAAACTTGATTGGCACTAGATACCAATATGGAGGCAATACAAAAAGCGGAATGGATTGTTCTGGGTTTACAAGTAATGTATTTGGTTTGTCTGGTATCATGTTGCCACGAACGTCTTCTATGCAATCTACCGTGGGAACAAGAATCTCTCGTAAGAATTGCAAGCCAGGTGATCTAATATTCTTTGGAACGAATGATAGTAAAGTAAATCATGTTGGAATAATTTACGCCAACGACAATGGTGTGTTAAGCATGATTCATTGTCCTAAAACAGGAGTAGGGATTGAAAAGCAAGGTGAAGTTGGTTTCGATAACTATTGGGAGAAGAGGATTCTTTTTATCAAGAGAATGAATTAAAAAATTTAGAATGGCGTCGTTTCGAACACACATTATTCTGTTTCAACTTTTCATTTTAAGTACGTCTATTGCACACGTGTACGGGCAAGACTTAGTCGGGAATTCGGCGTACAACCAAGTACTTCAAAAACTACTTGCGCATAGTGTTACGGAAATAGGAGTAGGGGATCTTGACTCCTTAACCAATGTTGTTTACTTAGATGCGAGATCCAAAAGAGAATATAAAGTGAGTCATGTTAAAGATGCCATCTGGGTAGGATACGATACATATAGTAGCAGGAAACTGAAAGGACTTACGGTAGATTCTAAGATTGTAGTGTATTGTAGTGTGGGTTTAAGAAGTGAAAAAGTTGCAGAGAGATTAGGAGATGAAGGGTTTGGAGATGTCTCGAATATGTATGGTGGTATTTTCGAATGGAAAAACAGAGATTATGAACTAGTCGATGAGGACGGAGTTACGGATAGAGTTCACGTTTATAATGAGAAATGGGGAGTGTGGTTAGATAAAGGTATTAAGGTGTACGAATGAATAAGTATTCTGAAATATTCGTTTCTTCCTTTTCAGAATACTGGGACTATCTACTAAGCGAAGTGTTTTGGGATTTTACTTATAAGCCTTGGATTGAGAATTGGTTTTATGGCTTAATTCTGATTTCTGTTTCTATTTGGGTTCTCGAATTGGTTTCTCCTTGGCGGAAAAAACAAAAGGCTATTCGTCGTGATTTCTGGCTCGATGGATTCTACATGTTTTTTAATGTGTTTCTATTTTCGCTAATTGCTTTTAATGCGATTGGGAATATAGGAGTGCAATTATTTAATGATTTTTTGGCAGCCTTTGGTATTGAAAATATTGTAGCACTACACATTGAAACGTTGCCTACTTGGAGTCAGTTATTAGTATTGCTCTTGGTTGCAGATTTTAGTGGGTGGTGGATTCACCGTTTGTTACACCGGGTTCCTTTCTTATGGGAGTTCCATAAGTTGCACCATTCCGTAAAGGAAATGGGGTTTGCGGCGCATCTTAGATTCCACTGGATGGAAACAATCGTATACAGAACATTGCAGTATATTCCTCTGGCAATAATAGGTTTTGGATTAGACGATTTCTTTGTGGTTCATATGTTTATGCTTTTGATAGGCCACTTAAATCATGCGAACATCAAATTAAATTATGGTCCTTTGAAGTATATTTTTAATAACCCAACTATGCATTTGTATCATCATGCGAAAAAAGTACCGAATAGATACGGGGTTAATTTCGGCTTAACATTAAGTCTTTGGGATTACATTTTCAAGACCGATTACATTCCCGAAGAATCGGGTGATGTTGAATTAGGTTTTGATGGGGATGATGAGTTTCCTGAGAACTTCACTGATCAAGTAATTTATCCTGTTCGCAGTAAAAGGCGAACTAAAAGTCCTTAGGATATATTAATTAGGTTGTTTCTAAAACAGCAAAAAGTAAAGTTTTGCTTGGTATCGAAAGGAGTATTATGATCCTCTGTTATACATTCAATCTATTCAAGATTTTTCCAAATTGTTTCAGATAAGGAGCTTTCAGAGTATTGTTTGATTTCTATTCCACTACATTTTAATAGACCAGTTTCGG
This window harbors:
- a CDS encoding C40 family peptidase, with protein sequence MKRIIYTLFLIAFLGLQIQAKDKLEPEETLKRLYDIDVELCIQKGKELSRVRDNRTLTNYYLAISYHALYVESSRFSDLKRATVYLDKFNGKSKVDFEIQPVLIAGIKSSLAVIVQELNEKAKYKKALKYSEKYTGLFNETLSLHNDILAKLANPSVDEKQTASEKGKLIRDAENLIGTRYQYGGNTKSGMDCSGFTSNVFGLSGIMLPRTSSMQSTVGTRISRKNCKPGDLIFFGTNDSKVNHVGIIYANDNGVLSMIHCPKTGVGIEKQGEVGFDNYWEKRILFIKRMN
- a CDS encoding rhodanese-like domain-containing protein, whose protein sequence is MASFRTHIILFQLFILSTSIAHVYGQDLVGNSAYNQVLQKLLAHSVTEIGVGDLDSLTNVVYLDARSKREYKVSHVKDAIWVGYDTYSSRKLKGLTVDSKIVVYCSVGLRSEKVAERLGDEGFGDVSNMYGGIFEWKNRDYELVDEDGVTDRVHVYNEKWGVWLDKGIKVYE
- a CDS encoding sterol desaturase family protein, producing MNKYSEIFVSSFSEYWDYLLSEVFWDFTYKPWIENWFYGLILISVSIWVLELVSPWRKKQKAIRRDFWLDGFYMFFNVFLFSLIAFNAIGNIGVQLFNDFLAAFGIENIVALHIETLPTWSQLLVLLLVADFSGWWIHRLLHRVPFLWEFHKLHHSVKEMGFAAHLRFHWMETIVYRTLQYIPLAIIGFGLDDFFVVHMFMLLIGHLNHANIKLNYGPLKYIFNNPTMHLYHHAKKVPNRYGVNFGLTLSLWDYIFKTDYIPEESGDVELGFDGDDEFPENFTDQVIYPVRSKRRTKSP